The DNA window ACACAATAATTTAATACTACAAACATTATATTTCCAAAACACACTATACTCACAAACATTTAAAACATGGGTTAATTACAAAATCAAATGTATTGtcacatttaaaaataaataaaattaccttTCATAACTTAAACCCAGTTTTTTTCTTCCCAAATATTGATCTATTTTAGACCAAAAAACCTAAATAATTAATCATCATATTATATGCAAAACTAACGTCAATTAATTAAGTATAACTTGGccaatattttatattaattctaCAATATTATAGCACTTGTCGGATCAAATAGAAACCAATATAAATACgtgtttttttttctgttttcactatattttaacatatgagaaaaaaaatttgcttCTGTATCGTAGCATTACCCTAAATTTTTAGGATGAATTTGTGGTTTCTAAGTGGTGATTTTGGAGACATTGGaaagtgaaaatatttttgttttaaaaatctctCTTAATAATTTTCCTAACATTACCAACAAGGGTAAGAAATTAAAGTCATGAATGGGTCTACTTTGTACGACTCCCCTCCCCCATCCCTGAATTGTAAAAaggatatatattataaaaataaaatttttatatgagaATGTTAGaatgtatttataattattggattaatTTAAAAGGTTAAAATTATATGTAGCtaataaataatatacaaataatatatttaatatagtaattaaattTATGAGAGAGAATATATTTAATAGGCATTGTATTTATAAcaattgtctttattttttattaaaatatatctaataataaattaaaataactgaaTTTcacataattataaaaatataacatcatTAAAAAGTTCACAtacaacaaatatttttaaaaaaactagaatcatacttaaaaaattttcacgttttattttttcattcaaaaaagtAATAGTTTCTTAAATCTGTGTTAGattaaaacaatatttttgtattagattaaaaattttgaaaaagtaataatttcttaaatttcAGTTATTATTGTCTAATTTTGTTACcgatataagtatataacaatacagtataaattatttgtataatttaaatattttttattttttattctcttattaaTATGAGATTATCAAATATCTACTTTTttaaatgagaaaataaaaaaattattctaaaataaagatttaattattaaaagagattttattatgaaaataagAATTAGGATAAGAGAAGGAGGAAAGAGAATAGGGAGAATAATAGGTAATTCTGTTATTGATTGTGATATTAGAGAATATGAGAGGGGCTATTTATAACCAACGGCCCAACACCTCGTTAGGATATtcacaataaatatatttataacacTCTCTCTTAGATGTCTCTAGTAGTAATAGTAGATtagtgcctcattaaaaaaaaatctttctaaaaaaatatactcaaggaaaaagagtacagtgTCTTGTAATATGTTAGGTAACTGCCTAATTAAAAACCTTACTAGAAAAAATCCAAAGTGGGATAAAACTATGGTTAAGGAAAAGAGCACAGTCCGTATTACTCCACTTGATAATTACATTACTTGATATCTCTTAATTGGCGCATTCCTATCTTGTATACTAACTTCTCAAATGTTGAAGTAGGTAGTGCTTTAGTGAACATATCCAATAAATTATCATTGGAACGGATTTGTTGACGGTCTATATCACCATTTTGTTGAAAATCATGAGAGTAGAAGAATTTTGGTAAaatgtgctttgttctatcTCCTTATGTATCCTTCTTTTAGTTGATGTATGCAAGCAGAGTTATCTTCATGTATGACTATTGGCATTTTCTTCACAGATAAGCCATACATAGGGGTGAACGtgaatcggatcggatcggatatggcCAAAAtttcgatccgatccgcactAAAATTATCGGATTCAATATCCGCAGTTTTTAAGTTTGGATCCGATCCGTACATTTgcagatcggatcggatcagatatcggatatatccgcaaaaacacaaaaatatttttaaaagcttatttttattaaaaaatatcaataaaatttattttttctattttttaaatatgtttactcttaaaataatattaaacatatttttttaaataataaattaaaataatgcaacatatatgataattattagttgaaataaaacataaaaagaatatttacttatttatttcttatttttgcgGATACGCAGATATGCGGATACCAATACAAAATCTACAATCCGATCCAATTAGTGTGCGGATCTGATCCAATCCGATAGCCTTGCGGATCAGATCCATATCCACAATTTTCGGATCGGATTCAGATAAATACCGCGGATATgcggatccgatccgatccatgAACACCCTTAGCCACACAAATCTTGGACTATGTTGGGTGATTGAACTAAGCCACACATATCTTGGACATTTGAGGATGTTGCAGCAATACTTTGCTTTGTTGGTACCAAGATATAGTTGTGCCTCCACATGTGAATAGATAACCTGTTTGTGATCTGCCTTTATGCGGATAAAAAAAACCTGCATCTGTATATCCAACTAATTGAAATATTGATTCATTAGAGTAAAATAAACCCTTATCAACAGATATTTGAAGATATCTTAATATATGTTTGACACCTTTCCAATGTCTTCTAGTTGGGTAGGAGCTAAATCTCAATAATACGTTTACTGAAAAAGTTATATCTAGTCTTGTATTCTTAGCGAGATACATTAATGCGCCAATAGCACTAAGATAGGGTACTTCACGACCAAGGGACTCCTCATTATTTTTACATGGCCGAAATGGATCTTTATCCACATCTAGTGATCTCACCACTATTGGAGTGCTCAATGGGTGTGTCTTATCCACGTAAATTTTTTCCAAAAGTTTCTCATTATAGGTTGACTGATGGATGAATATACCATCCTTCAAGTGTTCAATTTGTGAATCAAGACAGAATTTTGTTTTaccaagatctttcatttcaaattctctttttaaataattcacCGTTTTTGGAATTTCTTCAGGTGGTCCAATGAATGTTTAAATCATCAGTATATAttgtaataataacaaatttgaatttagattttttatgaaCACACATGGGCATATACGGTCATTTTTTACCCATCTTTCAATAAGTACGACGTTTATACCATATAACCCCAGATTGTTTTAATCTATACATGAATTTTTGAAGTTCTCCTAAACAAATCTCTGAAAAATTATTATATGCTTCAGGAACTTTGAGTCTTTCAGGGACTTTCTTAtaaatttctttatcaattgAGTCGCATAAATAGACTGTAACAATATCCATTacaggagaatatgttttcacaTAGTCAATACTAAGTTTTTGTAAGAACCTTTATGCTACTAGTCGtgctttgtatttttttatttcatttttctcattttgtttGTGCACAAAAATTCACTTGACTAGTTCTATACCTTCAGGGGTTTTGACTATAGGACTAAAAACTTCACATTTTTTAAGTGAAGTTAATTCAGCGTGAATTGCGTTTTttcattttggccaatcatctCTCTATCTGCATTCTTTGACAGATTTTGGTTTATAATTCTCATCTTGCTTTGCTATTTTTCCAGCAATATTATAAGCAAAAGTGTTGTTGACAACAGTATTTTTTTGGTCTCATATTTTTTCGATAAtaacataatttatcgagatctcttCATTTTCAGGTACTTGAATCTCTTCGAAGGTTTCATCAATAATTATGTCTTCGAATCCTCTTTGAGTATTTGCCTCCATATTATGACCATCATGATTGattatctctcttcttttttggaGATTTTTGTTCTTAGAACCAATTGGGCTTCCATGCTTTAGGTATGGATTGCTTTCATTTGCACTAACAATTTAACCttttaaaatacttatttttattGGTATATTTGCGGCTAGAATGTAAAGTTTTGTTACCCTATTTAGATCAATAAATGTATCTAACAATTATTTTgcaatattttatatatgaattaatCTTTGTACTTCTATTAACCTTTGCATATGagtttttaatattatcaagAAGATTAGGTTCTTACTCTATAACTTCTTCCGTCGCCATTGCATAACATTTAAAGTGGAATTATGAAAAATAGAACAGAAACCAAAAGCTAGCTGGGACTATGGGTTTAGAAAAGATAATTGTGGAATGTGACTAAGTCTGTTATTGAGGTCCTCAGCAATCTCAAAGACTTAAAGAATCATCTAAATGctcttataaaaaatatctataactGGAAGAACAGAAAATCGAACATtccttttataaatatatacagGGAAGATAATAGACATGTTGATTATCTAGCACACAAAAGCATATAATTGAGATAGAATTTCACTTTGAGAAAATTTCTCCTGAAGAGTTAGTGACTAGCATgtatttaatttccttttcaaattttatgccttatttctataccaaaaaaaaaatttatccatCACTCAAAGTCAACGGATTGATACTTTCATTTCATCATCAATTGCATCAAAttacactttttcttttttatttttttcttttctaaaacataaaatacaaaatcataGTAGTTTATAATTTGCTATTCTAAGTTTGAATATATGAAAAGCAGCATAACATATTACTTAACAAGTAAAACGGCAAAAATAAGGACCAAATCAAATTTGCGATCGATTCATTGTATGACCAGTTCGACCAATCAGTTCAATCCAATTTTGAAGACCATGGTTCTCATAAATAATGCTGGTTAGaatggaaaaaaattgaaataaagatagaactgtaattttatgtttttatcatgtttttaCATCGAGAACCATAACTCTATAAGGATGATGATCCTATTATTACTTTTGTTCCATTGAACACAAATTCATATGGAACATTTATATGTTTGTAAAGCTCATCAAAAACGTAGGAGtgttcataaaaaaatcaaaatgtagTTAAAcggttaaaaaattataactataTTATGGTTAAccagtttaataaaataattttaaaaattatattcatattttttaaaattggttaaccaaaactaaattaaaaaaaacgatTTTTAATcggttaaccaaaaccaaaaccaaattaaaatcaaaacttaattttaaaaccaaattacatactctttctctctctctctctctcactctctcccccttcctttctttctctctccctccctccctcctttctttctcttcttcttcttcttctctctctctctctctctctctcctctctctctcccttctctgtttttctctctctctttttcctctttctctcctcctctctctcccatatctctctcttttcctttcttcctctctttctctctctctcccctctccctcctctctctctctttcctctttctctctctacctcgtctttctttctctatctcttATCTTTCTATCCTTCTCTCCCTTTCTCTCCCTCcttccctctttctctctctctccttctctccctctctctttctctccttctctctctgtctctctctccttctctccgCTCTCTCACTAACTCTCTCTCCTTACCTTCTTTCTCCCCCTCCCTTCTCTCccttcctctctctcctcctcttcctctctctaattGTATCTcccctttttctctctctcctcctcctctctctctcccctcctatctctctctcctctcctctctttctctttcttccattctcctctttcttttcttactctcttttttctctttctcactcAACCTTCTCTCAATCTCTATctctcttttatcttttttctcctcttctcACTGAAacgagagagaagagagagaggaggagaaagaaaaaaggagaaataagaagagagaggaggagaaagaaaaaaggagagagataagaaaagagaagaaggatatgagagagaagaagagagagaaagaggaataGAAATAGGGCAAAGAGAGAGAAGGATAGAggggagagagaaggagagagagaaaagagaggaggggagagagaatgagagagggagaggagGGGAGAGAGCAtggggagagagagggagagaaggaagagagaagaggagagggagagaaaaGGAGAGAGATGGAAAGAAggagataaaaaaaagttactcgtattaattagaaagaaaattatttatattagaaaaattatttataaaaaatgctaaaaagagataagaaagaaaaaggaacgaAAGCAATGGAAGAGATTTCATTATTTACAAATGTTACtagtattatttaaaaagaaaaaaattagattaaaaaattcaattaaaaaaagatttaaaaatttagatttttgcatgtaaaaatattaatttttgtgtaaaatttacatatataaaaacGAATTTTATGGTATAAAAccaattttttagtataaaaatcggttttttatactaaaaaaaaacagattttttatataaaacattattttttaaaaatcgaTTTTTACTTTAATAACCGATTAAAAATCGGTTTAAAATTTCATTAACCGGTTAATAACCAATTTCATCATAaaaaaccaatttaattaattaactaatactatatttttagttaaaaaaaactgatttaatttttgaattaatcaaATCATAAACACCCCTAAAAAAAACGTATAAAAGATAGCATGCTCtacaaataaacaaatatttatcCAAAATGCATGCCTAATTGTCTTGTATGAAAGGTTTTCGAAATTCCCAGTATAAAAGTATTTCTCTAGTAGTATAAACCCCACGTTGCAAGGTCAGAggttattttcaaaaacaactgCATTATTTTAATCATCAGCATTTCttcatatacaattttttttttttgacagacGACAGTCGTTTCTTCATATACAAGTTAATGATCAAAACTCGGGTACAAACTTGACAAactctaaactaaaaaaataacaaccaatGTTATTTCCCACTTTTTCACATAAGCTCAAGCAATTTGAAGATCCTTTCTACACGGGGCAATAACCGAAACTAAGCTTCATCTAAAAGCTTTAGAAACTCCAAACCAAAAAATATAACGTGATTCTGCTTTCTTTTTCCCCTTCGGACAAGCAATTTGATTCCACTGGACTCGAGTCTAAGTAATAGCACAAGCTCTGACAGGTGATTTTACAGGGTCTATTTAGCAAAGTGGGAGCTTTGATGTGGGTTGCAAGAAACTGCATGTGATTTGCGAATTTGCAATGAAATTACCCTAGAACAAAAAGAACAAAATCCCAAAGGCCATATCCGGCAGAGCAAATCCAGAGATCCGTGCAACAAGACATGGGAGGAAGCATCAATAAGGAAATCTGTGTCACTTACTGAAATTATCGCCTGTAAAACAATAGAATATGGGTTttcattaaacaaaataatgaaACAGAATAACCAATAAAATCGTTATCTCATAACATCAGGTATGATGTGCACTTTTTGGCCTGTCATCACCTGGGGTCAGTATCAAACATAATCCACTGTTATATGTAAATGTAAAGAAAGAAATACGGCGAGTAGTCCATTTTCGCAAACATAACATTCACCCAACAACATTCCTTTACAGTTATATCTCTGACTATATACTTTGGAAAGGAAAAGTCCAAAGGgtaagttaaaaattattaaaattatgaattctAATGTTAAGTATCATATTTAGATGTGGAGcaattcaataaatcaatattagaaaaaaaaatgacacCATTCAAATAGTGACCAGTGAAACAGCAACCAATCAgaagattgaaaaaaaaaaccctaggTTAAATAAGATGGACTGAGGATCTCAGCCATATTCTGAATTACTTCCTGAAAAACTCAAATAGACAATGTCATATTCATAATATGTTTTACAATAGTGAGACCCCAGAAGTAAGAACCTTGTGCACGATCAAGCAAGAAAACAGTTGCAAGTCAGATACAAAATTTGAATGGGGGGCATATATCTCTGCTaattttgtaactttattttaGAAATATATGATCCTAACTGTATTTCGACATTTAGAATTACGAGATTACTTGATGAAAGAAAACCAAgccaattttgatttttgattcgttacattattcttttatgttacAAGATTACTGAATCAACAACTTTTTACACAGCATTGAATTTCTAAGCTTGTCGTAGTAGACATACCAAGAGCATTTATCATTTAAAAGAGCTTCACACAAAATTGCCAAATGCATAACATTAAATACATGGTCAATATGTGATCACCTGTTAAACTTCTTGTTCCCATACACATCTCTATCGCTGCGGCGCTCACTATGGCTGCTGCTGCTGCGGCCCTTCTCCCCGGTCAACGCCCTCTCCCGCTCCTTCTCGTGCTTCTCCCTCTTCAACCTCTCTTCCCTCAACTCCTCCAAAGTCTTCCtcccattcttcttcttgttctcaTTCTTCACTTCCCCATCACCATCATCCCCATCGCCCTTCTTATCGTCGCCATTACGCTTCTCAAGATACCAAGGCATCTTCACACCCTTCCCTGCTACCCCATACCCTAACCTATACTTCTCATCCTCGGGACCCACCACCACCCCCGAGgactttccttcttctttcttcatcctcttctccttcttccacCCTTCCCTTTCCCCTAACAACTCCTTCCTCTTCTCGGTTTCTCGTACAGGATCGAAAATCTTAATTCCCTCGAACAAGTTAATGTGTCTGTTGTCACCCGAATTCTTCAATTccggttcttcttcttcttcctcctccttctcttccTCTGCCTTGGCCTTAACGAGAGGAGCCAAACCCTTGGCGGTGCGGAGGCGCTCGAGGCGGAGCTCGGCGTCGCGCTTTCTGACCTCATCGCGCTTGATCTGCTCGTCTCTGGCGGCTTGCTCCTCGTCGCGGCGGACCTTTTCCCTGTTCTCGTAATTGTAGACGTTCCACCGCTTCTGCGGGAGAATGTTGAGGCCGCCATGGCCTCCCATTTTCGGTGGCTTAACGATTTAGCTTGCCAAGGTTGCAGATTATTGGGTGTAAAATTTGTAATATCGATGAACTATGAGCTTGATGATAGGCCTCTTTCGATTTTCCCAGCGAGAGATACGATATTGATAACAAATTTGCAATACTTTGTTGTGAATTTAGTTTGGAACACGTTGTGTGTCAGCGGGTGTAATTGGGAAATCTGAAAACCCTAAGACGATACTGTAAGGGGCTAAATAGTGATAGTACAAAGTAACCTATGCCAAATCAATATGATCCTTCTTCTCTGTCTTCAATTTGTGTCGCCTCTCCATGTGGCTTCCTGCAACCTAGGAGATGGAAggtgaaaaaaaattcaacgccggaagaacaagaacaaaaaaattaagaacttAATTAAGCAAATTAACAAACGAATACAACGCAGCAAGAACACAGCAAAGAGAGGACTCACCTACGAGAATTTCGGCGAGAACGGAGAGAAACAAAGCAACACAGAAAGACCGCGAGAAGCACCGTAATAGGCAAGAACTACGCGCATCACGGCGAGGAGGGTAAGAAGTTGCTTGGCCAACACGGACAGAAGGGGACGGCAACTATAGAGTTGGGGGATGATGGCTTGGGTCTCTTTGGTGTTTGTTTTCTCTTATTTAGTTGTTTCTgagtttgaattgtttgatgctGAAAAGTGAAGGAGCAAAGAGGAAATTAGGGTATAtattgttttccttttttattttgggttgtTTTAAAGGATTAATCTTCATGTACAAGCCTTTTCACTATACAAGCCATACAAgtcctaaaaatttttaatccctAAAATGCATCTCTTATGACATGTATGTTTCACGCACTTCCTTAAcagattttttaatcaatcaacgcacaaatatataactttctttttttaaaagatttcgttttcttttttgaattccTTCTGTAATCTCTTTCGTGcgtttctctctttcttctccttcgCCGTTTACGTAAGTTTCTCTTTctgttctctttcttctttttttgtttccattgtttctgaaattaagctctgaaatcgttttgaagataatggatgattcaacTTCAGATTATCAGCTCTATATACTATTTGGAGATGATGATAATAGAttaaaaacttgaaattcaAAAAAACTTAAAAGAGAGTTTGTCGGAGGTTAGGGAAACTCTATAAAATTTATAGAGCTTGCCGGAGAATTAGGCGAACTTGCTAAATTTTATAGAGTTTGTCGGGTCTGGTGAACTTGCTTAAATgcccaaaaaaaaattggaaattaaagtctaaaaatcatgtttagggaaatataaattttttttattttattattgaaaaaatttctGTTTTAGGctttaggttttaggttttttttttaaaaaaaaaaaaactaaataattttGGTTCAACTCTGTTTTTTAAAATAGGCATTTTTGTATATCAACAAATCAAATTAGCTACTGATTTTAAGTTCAATTAGTCCAACCGGCCGGTTCAATCCAATTTTGAGAACATTGATAGAATGtaaacaaaaccatcaccaAAAGATCGCACTCCCTcctaattttatatcaaaagaataaactattatttttaatcgTAAATATTGAGTTAAGTCTAAAAGtgattcttaaaaattttgtatcaaaaAAGTTTGAGATTTCAATTGCACCATAAATAtccctaaaattaaaaatatggtAGATACTACTATGAAGACTTTATAATTGTCTTCATATGAAAATGTTTGCTTTTAACTCTTAGATAATAGATTGTATGGttaaattttgatatgttaTAAAAGTATTGTCTTTGTTTAAAATTTAGCTAAATAAATAAGTCACATTTTTTAACAAAACATCttcataaaaaagatatttttgccATCTTTACTTGAGTAATTGCCTGAAAATATTACACCACGTTAATTCCTCACTCTCTTTCTATCGAATTATTAGTCACACTGCGAGTGACGGGACATATACCATTCCACGCTAGACTAGACGAAATGACGTCATTTTAGTTTTGACACCAAATGCTTGATGAAACGACATCGTTTAACCTTATTAATCATACATTTTTTCGTGGGACATAAGACATTTTGTTGAAACGATATCGTTTAACCCTACCTAATAAACAACAAAATGTCTTATGTCCCACGAAAAAATGTATGATTAATAAGGTTAAACGATGTCGTTTCATCAACCATTTAGCAGCAAAAATAAAGTGACATCTTCTCTTCGTACATTAAAGAGATGTATTAAGTCACTCATAGTGTAAAGAGTAATTAGACAGAAAGAGGTGTAGACCAACATGGTACAATTTTTCAATCTTGAAGATCTTTATAGTGTATTTGGAACCTTGGAAATCTCTTCGATACAAACAGCCAATTTCAGAGACTTCTTTAAAGTTTAACTCCACAAAAATTCAAACGTAAAAAATATACCTATAAATGAACGAAACTAACTTTATACAAAACCTACCAAACTATATAGGCGTTAATTTCCTTCGTGAGTAAATTTATAagcgttttaattttttttggataaaaatgATAGTTTACTTTGGAAAGATAGAAAGACATGTATACGTTTCCATTTAAAAACAGATACATGATTATGTTTCTAAGGATacaaaattaatgtattttctatatatatcttttaatcTTTACATTTGCATTATGTCCCTTAAACCTCACACATTCTTcaaagtgaagctcaaattCTTCCAGGACAAACTGAGCGAGTGTCTCGACCATCAAAAAATGAAGTCACTAAGTTGCCTAGGTTTACCTCTTCGACcgtcatttttaaaaatatatgcatTAACTTCCACATCTGCATTCAAACAATTCATCCTGTGCCTGATCCATGATAAAGTAATGTTAGGTgaaaggaacaaaaaaaaaaaaatagtggaTGTAGAAAACAAGATGGAAGTGCTCAACAGACGCACTTTCACCTAGGTTTCAAATTGGGCaatttaactaaataaaatgtTTGGAAACCAATATTACTCAAATGTTCTAATTTGAATCAGGTTACATCTTTTACGAATTACTAATTCGCTAGACTACGAAAAAGAACATAATTTGCTAGATGCAGAAATGAATTAGGAGGATATTCTGCCACAAGCTAATTCGTTGAAGGATGCAACGAATTACTTGGAGAAACATAATTCATGAGTAATTCGTTGTTGGCAGCAGCGAATTATTATGGGCAGCATAATTCGTGGCTCGCTGAAGCGAATTATGAATTTTCCTTTCTACTTTATCCTTCATTCTCATTTTCAGAAAGGGacacaagaaacacaaaataatttttcatggtCATATTTtataagtaaatatttttgttttttgatattttatttctcttccaAAATTTTGACCTTTCTACCAATTCTTTGTTGTATTTTCTTGATTCATATAACGAATGTTTTTTTAGATAGACCTCTCTTTTAGTGTTTTATGATGTATGCTG is part of the Arachis duranensis cultivar V14167 chromosome 1, aradu.V14167.gnm2.J7QH, whole genome shotgun sequence genome and encodes:
- the LOC107485883 gene encoding uncharacterized protein LOC107485883 yields the protein MGGHGGLNILPQKRWNVYNYENREKVRRDEEQAARDEQIKRDEVRKRDAELRLERLRTAKGLAPLVKAKAEEEKEEEEEEEPELKNSGDNRHINLFEGIKIFDPVRETEKRKELLGEREGWKKEKRMKKEEGKSSGVVVGPEDEKYRLGYGVAGKGVKMPWYLEKRNGDDKKGDGDDGDGEVKNENKKKNGRKTLEELREERLKREKHEKERERALTGEKGRSSSSHSERRSDRDVYGNKKFNRR